A single window of Paenibacillus urinalis DNA harbors:
- a CDS encoding RCC1 domain-containing protein, producing MANARGSYFEDIDGQLWFVGNNSYSKGMFGWATGGSIAVPTLIPYKPRQVSAGPNHTLLIINDKLYGVGLNNNNANGIFLEQGQQQYSVITEIMEGVKYCAAGTDCSFAIKEDNSLWAMGFNGNGELGLNHTSSVPTWTKVIDGVHKVYAGPGFSWVIMLDGRVMASGSNLFNRIGDSAPNQFTEVFPELKERVKEISPGLNHSLFLTFENKLYGCGSGYGLAYGTSANSASLVYMKDNVKKAVGGYNNTIALDLDNKVHTTGNNTQGTLGIGNLTNSLVWNEMIMDEDGTPLPPAYDIDATSQNGAFLVITDSMDIYFTGRIAMNDIENKTGYPAMLQDESNTNFLKFKNEIKDLIYTIDQPFKIIGTCNLPNIRGLEAQESVSASTGIRYFLSTDKETWKRFDVESETWIDAPISETDVNDVAAKGMTSEELKALTAEQLAPFDGITFYVATVMWTTNEKISPSFRGVDAFVDMSVATPTVQSLSLEAELTNPTSPGYYVSRDDGTTWKEVTPDELTNLSDLPEGNELKIKTILENGLELYGLSYSWT from the coding sequence ATGGCTAATGCTAGAGGCAGTTATTTTGAAGATATTGATGGCCAGTTATGGTTTGTTGGAAATAATAGTTACAGTAAAGGAATGTTTGGGTGGGCAACTGGAGGCTCGATTGCTGTCCCAACATTAATTCCTTATAAGCCAAGGCAAGTATCAGCAGGCCCCAATCACACATTACTCATTATAAATGATAAACTTTATGGGGTGGGTCTTAATAATAACAATGCTAATGGCATATTCTTGGAGCAAGGCCAACAGCAATATAGCGTCATAACAGAGATAATGGAAGGCGTCAAATATTGTGCAGCCGGAACAGATTGTTCCTTTGCTATTAAAGAAGATAATTCTTTATGGGCTATGGGATTTAATGGCAACGGGGAATTGGGGCTGAATCATACTAGCAGTGTGCCTACATGGACTAAAGTAATAGATGGCGTTCATAAAGTTTATGCAGGACCTGGCTTTAGCTGGGTAATAATGCTTGATGGAAGAGTAATGGCCTCTGGATCAAATTTGTTTAATAGAATAGGAGATAGTGCGCCCAATCAATTCACAGAAGTATTCCCTGAACTAAAAGAGAGAGTAAAAGAAATATCGCCAGGACTAAATCATTCATTGTTTTTAACGTTTGAGAACAAATTATATGGATGTGGAAGTGGATATGGGCTAGCATACGGAACAAGTGCTAATTCAGCCAGCCTCGTTTATATGAAAGATAATGTGAAAAAGGCAGTTGGAGGATACAATAATACTATTGCTTTAGATCTAGATAATAAAGTGCATACAACGGGCAACAACACCCAAGGCACGCTTGGCATTGGTAATTTAACTAATTCATTAGTCTGGAATGAAATGATTATGGATGAGGACGGCACCCCGCTGCCTCCAGCATATGATATTGATGCAACATCACAAAACGGTGCTTTCTTAGTCATCACTGATTCAATGGACATTTATTTTACAGGACGTATAGCCATGAACGATATAGAAAACAAAACAGGTTATCCGGCAATGCTGCAAGATGAAAGTAATACGAATTTCCTTAAATTTAAAAATGAGATTAAGGATTTGATTTACACAATAGATCAGCCGTTTAAGATTATCGGAACCTGCAATCTTCCGAACATACGAGGACTTGAAGCTCAAGAATCTGTTTCAGCCTCCACCGGCATTCGATACTTCCTATCTACAGATAAGGAAACCTGGAAGAGATTTGATGTGGAAAGTGAAACATGGATTGATGCTCCTATCTCTGAAACAGACGTCAACGATGTAGCAGCCAAGGGGATGACATCCGAAGAGTTAAAGGCTCTTACAGCTGAACAGCTGGCTCCATTCGATGGAATCACCTTTTATGTAGCAACAGTCATGTGGACGACAAACGAGAAGATATCTCCTTCTTTTCGAGGTGTAGATGCTTTCGTTGATATGAGTGTCGCTACTCCGACAGTTCAATCTCTATCTTTGGAAGCAGAATTAACGAATCCAACAAGTCCGGGATACTATGTTTCCAGAGATGATGGAACCACATGGAAAGAAGTAACTCCAGATGAGCTGACGAATCTTTCTGATCTACCGGAAGGTAACGAATTAAAAATAAAAACGATTCTTGAAAACGGACTTGAATTATACGGCTTATCTTATTCTTGGACTTAA
- a CDS encoding RCC1 domain-containing protein yields MAHASNFIHLINKDNKIVSAGQNDKGQIGNGSGGNLTVFSENTRAPGVKFIKVSMGINFAIALSEDGNLYGMGDNVLGQLGKGTTINNGTIAIIPTISDVIDIACGSNFALAITRSGEVYATGNNNNGQLGLGHRNNVTTFSKVPLPEGMTAKKVACGVSASILLLSDGSIYGAGSNTYGFLLNSVSANNKFIKILEAIDEDIREIFTSNYSGFYINSQSELYGWGHNTNGNLGTGDTVNQTTPILIDVDVKTVDGSLYNTVYVKNDGSAWGTGSNSSGSLGLGDSEKRLRFEQINSLSNITQVFLGTVASYFLQDTLDLYAVGSQVYGQQGTTATSDVLTPIKRNVQDIMILPNISKPKTYPVNQPARLIATCAPQNGIQNLKIKGIYPNGTTAKLLISSDQSIYKRYDKASAQWVETSLDEIETVGMTIADVESLPPEQVQWLVGITFYVAISLATSDPSTTPIFSGIDAFIDLNASTPVVASVTMDYSVKEPKGPQYFVSIDDGETWKEVNPDELTNTSDLSEGKELKVKAVLDNGLELHGLSYSWV; encoded by the coding sequence ATGGCGCATGCTTCTAACTTTATTCACTTAATTAATAAAGATAATAAAATTGTTTCTGCGGGACAAAATGATAAAGGTCAGATTGGTAACGGAAGTGGCGGTAACTTAACAGTATTCAGCGAGAATACGAGAGCGCCAGGTGTGAAGTTCATTAAAGTGTCTATGGGAATCAACTTTGCAATAGCTTTAAGTGAAGATGGAAACCTATATGGAATGGGTGACAACGTTTTAGGTCAGCTTGGAAAAGGAACAACTATTAATAATGGCACGATAGCTATTATTCCTACCATATCGGATGTAATAGATATAGCATGCGGATCAAATTTTGCATTGGCGATTACAAGAAGCGGAGAGGTTTATGCAACAGGAAACAATAATAATGGCCAACTAGGTTTAGGTCATAGAAACAATGTAACAACTTTTAGTAAAGTTCCTCTTCCTGAAGGAATGACAGCTAAAAAGGTAGCATGCGGTGTTTCCGCATCCATACTTCTCCTTTCAGACGGATCTATTTATGGTGCTGGAAGCAACACATATGGATTTTTGCTTAATTCTGTATCAGCCAATAATAAATTTATCAAAATTCTGGAGGCTATAGATGAAGATATTAGGGAAATATTTACTTCGAACTATAGTGGATTTTATATTAATTCCCAATCGGAACTTTATGGTTGGGGGCATAATACAAACGGAAACTTAGGCACAGGCGATACAGTAAATCAAACCACGCCTATCTTAATTGATGTAGATGTGAAAACGGTAGATGGATCCTTGTACAATACGGTTTATGTTAAAAATGATGGGAGTGCTTGGGGTACAGGAAGTAATAGTAGTGGAAGCTTAGGTCTGGGTGACAGCGAAAAGAGATTAAGATTTGAGCAGATTAATAGCTTGTCGAATATAACTCAGGTTTTTTTGGGAACCGTCGCATCTTATTTTCTTCAAGACACGCTGGATTTGTATGCGGTAGGGTCACAAGTATATGGCCAACAAGGGACGACTGCTACGTCGGACGTTTTGACGCCAATAAAACGAAATGTACAAGATATCATGATACTACCGAATATCTCAAAGCCTAAAACGTATCCTGTAAACCAGCCGGCAAGATTAATTGCTACTTGCGCTCCGCAAAACGGAATCCAAAACTTAAAGATTAAAGGAATCTATCCAAACGGAACAACTGCAAAGCTTTTAATCTCTTCAGACCAATCGATCTACAAGAGATATGATAAAGCTAGCGCTCAGTGGGTGGAAACCAGCCTTGATGAAATCGAAACAGTCGGCATGACTATTGCCGATGTTGAAAGTCTTCCTCCAGAGCAAGTGCAATGGCTAGTTGGTATTACGTTCTATGTGGCCATTTCATTGGCTACAAGCGATCCAAGTACTACGCCAATCTTTAGCGGGATTGATGCTTTCATTGATCTAAATGCTTCGACTCCTGTAGTTGCTTCAGTTACAATGGACTATTCTGTTAAGGAGCCAAAAGGACCACAATACTTTGTCTCCATAGATGACGGAGAGACATGGAAGGAAGTAAATCCAGACGAGTTGACTAATACGAGCGATCTGTCAGAAGGCAAAGAGCTAAAGGTTAAAGCAGTATTGGATAATGGATTAGAGCTACACGGACTTTCTTATTCATGGGTGTAA